CCACCTGTTTTGTCCAATGAGACCAATAATGAACGTTCTGGTTTTGATGCTGTTAACTCTTCATTAGCAAGAGTAGTCATCCCACGACGTCCAGGAGTCATTGGCTTATACTTTTTAATAGCCATTTAAAATAATCCTCCCTACGCAAATTGTCCGGAAATAGCGTAATTCTTCCGATAAATTTCTAAATTACAGAACGTCAATGTTTGATCCTTCTGCAAGTTTAACGATTGCTTTACGAACACCACGTGTTTTACCTTCGTATTTTCCAACGCGTTTTTTACGAGGTGCAACGTTTACAACGTTAACTTTTTCAACTTTTACATTGAAGATTTCTTCAATCGCTTGAGCGATTTCAATTTTGTTTGTCCCTTTAGCAACTTCAAATGTAACTTTGTTATCATTTTGTTGCATCATTACAGTTTTTTCAGTAATGATTGGGCGTAAGATAATATCTCTAGGGTTACGTTTCATTATGCAAATACCTCTCCAGCTGCAACTGCTGCTTTTTCAGTAAATACAATGCGATCCGCATTTACGATATCGTAAACATTCAGACCTTCAACATCAAGTAAACCAGCATTTGGAATGTTACGCATTGATAGGTAAGCATTCACGATATCTTCTTGTCCGTCGAATACAAATAATGTTTTACGAGTGAACTCTAGATTTTCCATGAACTTCACGAAGTTCTTTGTTTTTACTTCTTCAAATGAGAGGTTTTCTAATACAACCATTTGTGAATCTAAAACTTTTTGTGATAATGCTGAACGTAATGCTAAGCGACGAACTTTGCGGTTCAAGCTATAAGCATAGCTACGTGGTGTAGGACCAAATACGATTCCACCTCCACGCCATTGTGGTGAACGGATCGAACCTTGACGAGCACGTCCTGTACCTTTTTGACGCCATGGCTTACGACCACCACCACGAACCTCTGAACGGTTTTTAACCTTGTGAGTTCCTTGGCGTTGTGAAGCACGTTGCATCACGATTGCATCAAAGAGTGCTTGTTTGTTTGGTTCAATACCAAATACTTCTTCACTTAATTCAAGTGAATGAAGATTCTTACCTTCATGATTTAATACGTCAATTTTAGGCATTTTCAGAATCCTCCTTAGCCGAGTAATCAATAAGTTCAACAGGACTTGTTGATTTCACGTGTTTTGTAGTTGTCTTAACTACTACATAACCACGACGTGGTCCTGGAACGTTTCCTTTTACCAAAATGTAGTTGTTTTCAGTATCAACTTTGATAATTTCTAAATTTTGGTTTGTACGGGTACGTGCACCTTCGTGTCCAGCCATAATACGACCTTTATTGATGTAACCATTGTTACGTCCGCCAGTCGCTAATGAACCAACACCACGGTGGAACCCTGAACCGTGAGCTTTAGGCCCAATTGCTTGGTTATTACGGCGAATTGCACCTTGGTAACCTTTACCACGTGAAGTTCCCGTAACATCTACAAACTCACCTGCTGAGAATAAGTCAGCTTTGATTTCATCGCCTACTTCGTAGCTTAGTAATTCGCTACCAGCGATTTCACGAACAAAATGTTTCGGAGCTGTGTTAGCTTTAGCAGCATGAGCAATCTCAGATTTGTTCGCACGGTGTTCTTTAACATCAACAACACCTAATTGAACTGCTTCGTAGTTATCTGTTTCTAATGTCTTCTTTTGAAGTACAACATTAGGCAACACTTCAACTACGCTTACAGGAATTAGAGTACCATCAGTCGTGAAGACTTGAGTCATCCCTAATTTACGTCCTAATAAACCTTTCATCTAATAACTCCTCCTACTAAAGTTTGATCTCGATGTCAACACCGCTTGGTAACTCAAGACGACTTAATGCGTCAATTGTTTCAGGTGTTGGACCAACAATTTCAATCAAACGCTTATGCGTTCTTGATTCAAATTGTTCACGAGAGTCCTTATTAACATGTGGTGAACGTAAGATTGTAACAATCTCTTTTTTTGTTGGCAGTGGAACTGGACCAACAACTTTGCTTGCACCATGATCATTTGCCGCTTGAACAATCTTCTGAGCAGCACTATCAATAGTGCGGTGTTCGTATGCTTTTAAGCGTATACGAATGAAATTCTTTGCCATGGAAATTTCCTCCTATTCCGTTGTCCATTCAAATGGACCTGCTCCATGCGAATTCCCCGTGCTTCTCACTGACCATGACAACGTCTCTCAGTGTGCCGGCAACCTCGCATTTCTTCGCAGTAGCTCAATTATTATACACGATATGTGGTAGATTGCAATACTTTTTTCAAACTTTTTTCATAGGAATAAACAGCCTGTTTGGACCGCATCATTTCCATTTAAAGAGAGGCTGATCTTCATATTCTTTTGCTCATCGTAAATGAAGGATAACACCCCTTGTTTCAAAGAAAAAAAAGCACAGTGGGTACTGTACTTTTAAAATCATTTATGACTCTTCGAAGTTTAAATTGAGAAATTTTTCAAAATACTCATAAACATTCAAAGAATTAAAGGGTCCCACACCGCTTTTGACTTCATTCACAAGTCGACGTTGCTCATCAACAACTATATCAATAATTGACACATCGTATTGCATTTGACGTTGATGATCAATAAATTCATCTTCATCCAGTAGAATATAGTTTCCATCTGGGAATACTTTTACATCCAGGTCATAATCAATATTCTTAATTGCTTCCCCATCGTAAATGCTTGGCGTTGCTAAGTTACAATAATAATAGATTCCACGCTTTCGAATCATCGCAATCACATTGTACCACCGATTCAAATAGAAATAATATACGGCAGGTTCGCGTGTGAACCACCGTCTTCCATCACCTTCAACAACCCAAGTTTTATAAGTAATCGCTACAATCATTTCATCGTTAACATCAACGACTGTAGCACATGACCATGTACGATGGAGCGACCCGTCATGTTTATAGCTTTGCACATATACTGCATCACCAATTTTCGGATTCATACGCTCACACATCCTTATCTACGCCATCTATAATACACAAAGTTAGTAGAAGATTAAATATGATACTAAAATATTCCTCATATATGGTACACTATATCAAAGTGAAAAGGATGATAAGAATGGATTATAAATTATTAATTGAACAAGCTCAAAGCTTATGTGAATCAGAACCTGATGCAATTGCGAACATGGCAAATCTATCCGCATTACTCAATGAAATGATGGCGGACCTAAATTGGGTCGGTTTCTATATATATAAAGAAAACGCCTTGGTTCTCGGACCATTTCAAGGAAAAGTGGCCTGTACACGCCTACCCCATGGTAAAGGTGTTTGTATGGCTGCACTGGAATCCAATCAAACCCTCAAAGTGGATGATGTGCATGCATTTCCAGGACATATTGCCTGTGATAGTGCATCAAAAAGTGAACTCGTCGTTCCTATATATAACGATGGTGAACCGTTTGGTGTGTTAGATATTGATGCACCCATAGAAAATCGTTTCTCACAAGACGACGTAGATGGATTAACATTGCTCATTGAAACAATCAAAAGTTCAATTGTGCTGTGAGCATATTAGTTGAATATTCAACCAATTAATATCATAATTAAGTCATAACATAACAGGAGGACTTAACTTATGTTGAAAATTGGTATTGTAATTGCAAGTGTACGTGAAGGACGTAATGGTAAACAAGTGGGTGATTGGACCTACAATTATGCAACAACTGAAAAAGCTGAAGAAGCTTCTTATGAATTAGTCGATCTAAAAGACTATGATCTTCCCCTGCTTGGTCTTCAACCAACTCAAGAACAAGGCGCAGCAATTAAAGCATGGTCAGAAAAAATGGCTTCATTTGATGGCTATGTATTTGTAACACCAGAATACAACCGTGCATTACCTGGTGCATTCAAAAATGCCCTTGACTACTTACAGCCTGAACTAAACAATAAAGCTGTAGGATATGTTGCTTATGGTGGACTTGGTGGATTGTCATCCATTCAAACATTGCGTCTCATCAATGCTGAACAAGAACTTGCTTCAGTACGTACAATGGTGACGTTCTCAATTATGGCTGACTTTGTCAACATGTCAGAGTTTAAACCAAACGATTATCACAAAGACAATGCAAACAAGATGTTTGATCAAGTGATTGCATGGTCTAAAGCACTTAAAACAATTCGAGGATAAAAGGTATGAACACACATCAAGATGAACTGACAACAATATTTGATGCGCTCCTAGAAATCACAGGGAAAATGAATCAACGTATTGAAAAACAATCCAAAGCACTGGGTTATACAGCCAAAGAGTATTTGGTTCTTCTTGATGTGCTCACACATCCTGGTACCAGTCAAAATGCAATGTGCGAACGCCTTGGCATCAAGAAAAGTGCTGCTTCAAAGCTTCTAAGAAACCTTGAAAGCTCTGGAAAGATTGTCCGTAAGGCTTGCAAGCAAGATAAACGAGAGTCTGAACTCTTTATCGAGCAGCCTGAACTTTTGGATACATTGTGTAAAGCATCTGCAATTGAAATGACGTTTGAAAATCATGATGATTATGCATGTAAATTAAATTCTATTCATGAATCATTAATTGATTTAGATAAAATGCTATGTGGAGATTCCAAATAGCATTTTTTTATGTCAAATGTGATAAAATGAAAGAAAGGAAGTGATACAAATGTTTAAACCACTTATTTCAGATCGTTTGATTCTGAGGCCCATTAACAGTGGTGATGCACAAAATGTACTTGAACACTTTAGCGATGATATCGCAATCTACATGTTCCCCACCCCTTCAAGATCTTTGGAAGAGGCATCCGCTTTTGTAGAAGCGACACTAAAAAATATGCACCTAAACCGTGAGCTCGTTTATGCAATCACACTCAGGGAATCAAACGCGTTTATTGGCCTTGCTGGACTACATGGTCTAGAATCACAAACCCCAGAACTAGGAGTTTGGACGATAAAATCACAGCATGGTCATCATTATGGCCGTGAAGCGATGCAATTGGTTGCGCAAAAAGCAAAATCATTGGGATACACTCAAGTAATCTACCCTGTTGATATCCGTAATATCGCAAGTAAAAAGATTCCACTCTATTTGAATGGAACACTGACTGATGAAGAGAAAGACGTCAAGACCATTGACGGAAGGAGTCTTAGGATCGAAACCTATACGATACAATTATGAAAGAACCAAATAAAACAGAAATCTTTAAAATTCAGTTAAAACTACAAAAAGAACCTTTGGAAATGGGAGCACAAATTCCGGGTCTCCAAAGTTTGATGATTGATGATAAACCTTTGGATACTACGCAGTTAGATGCACCTTATATATTAATCAGTACCTTTCCTGGTATTAATACAAAAGTGTGCAGTTTACAAACTCAACACATGGTAAAATACTGTGAGGAGCATGGTATCTATCTGTTAAACATTTCTACCGATTCTTATGAAGCGTGTAACAAATGGTGTCTTGCACAAAATAAAGACATTAATTTCTACAGTGATCCTGTAGGAATTTATCTTCAAAAACTAGGTTTATATATTCCTTTATTGAAAAAAGCAGCACGGGCTGTGTTGCTCTTTAATAAAGAGCACAAATTGGTTTATCGTGAAGTCGTGAATCCAATGACACACGAACCTTCCGTACAACTCCTTGATGCGTTTATAAAAGGGCAGTGAAAACTGCCCTTTAGTGTGTAAATTTACGAGATAAAGCATTCCCAATCATTTGGATGACCATAACCATCAGTACCAATACAATGACCGAAACAACAATAATATCAGTATAAAACCGACCACGGCCATAACGGATAACAAAGGCACCCAAACCACCACCACCAATAATTCCTGCCATAGCAGTTAAATCAAGCAAACTAATCAACGTGATGGTTACCGCACGAATGAGTTGTGGCACACTCTCTTTTAAATAAACTTTTGTAATAATTTTAAACGGTGACAATCCCATTGCTTCTGCAGCTTCAATAAGCCCTGGATCCACTGTAGATAATGCCATTTCTACCTGACGAATCACAAATGGTGTACACCCAATTACCATTGGAAGGATTGCACCTTTAACGCCAATTGCAGTTCCGACAATAAAGAGCACAAATGGACCAATCGCAACAATCAAAATAAGAAATGGAATGGAGCGCATGATATTCACTGTTTTATCAATGAACTGATGGATAAATGCATTGACTTGTGAAATCATAACATGTTCTAAGATGTTTCCTTTTTGCGTTACCACAAGAATTACGCCAAAAATTAGACCAAAGAAAATCGAAAACACACCTGCCCACGCCATCATTTGAAGTGTTTCAACAATGCTTGTTAAGAATTCAGGCCAATATCTCACGAGATTTGGTAACCATTGATTAATCATTTCTTGCATCTTTCAACACCTCCACTTTCACATTTTGTTCATTTAAATAACGCAAGACTTCGATGCGTTTTTCTTTATTGCCCGTTACCACTACAACCAGCGATCCCAAGGCAACGTCTTGGATGACTTCAACGTTTCCAAAAATAATGCTCACATCAACATCAATTGCACGAATGCAATGTGCAATGATGGATTCTTTGGTATTGGATCCATAGAAATCAAGTTGAAGCATCATTTGATCGTGCGCTACATGAACAATATCAACATCACTATCAAGTAATTCCTTAATTTGATTCATGTTGCTGGTTGTTGCGATGAACTCTTTGGTAATATCTGCTTTAGGATTGGCAAAGACTTCAATGACACGATCAAGCTCTTTTACATAGCCATTCTCCATCACTGCAACACGATCACAAATATCTTTGATTACGCCCATTTCATGTGTAATGATAACAATTGTAATTCCCAATTCTTTATTGAGTCTTTTCAACAGTTTTAAAATGGATTGTGTCGTTTGAGGATCAAGTGCACTGGTAGCTTCATCACACAGTAAAATACCCGGATCATTTGCTAAAGCTCGGGCAATTGCTACCCGTTGTTTTTGCCCCCCTGATAATTGCGAAGGATAAGCATCCCCTTTATCAGACAATCCAACAATATCTAAGAGTCCCTTAACTTTTAAGTCACGTGCTTCTTTTGACATCTTATTATGAAGTGGAAACGCCACATTGTCATGAACGGTTCGTGAGGTCATCAGGTTAAATTGTTGGAAAATCATTCCGATTTTTTCACGTTGAGCACGGAGGTCTTTGTTTGATAATTTTGTTAAATCAACATCATTGACATAAACACATCCACTCGTCGGTCTTTCAAGTAAGTTAATACAGCGTACAAGGGTACTTTTACCAGCCCCACTGTATCCAATCACACCAAATATCTCACCATCATTGATTGTGAGTGATACATCACGCACTGCATCGACTTGCGTATTTTTTAATTCAAATCGTTTTGATACATTTTCAAGTCTTATCAATTCACACACCTCTTTCTAAAATAAAAACACGCCTCCCTAAGGATGAGCGTGCTTCTCATGTTACCACCTTAATTTATACATACTTCACAGTATATACCTCACAAAGTATTTGACTACTTTAGATGCGATAACGGGCATACCCGAGATTGTCTAATCCTTAAACTCAACAATCCTGCTCCAAGGCCATCTTCCGTCATGTTGTGTTTATCTTGTTTCACCAAAACCAAGACTCTCTATAAAACCCTTAACATGCGTACTCTTCTTTTCATTGCATTTAACTGTGTACATTATGTTTGATAAAATGTGTTTTGTCAAGGTATCACGACTTAATAACTTCATATGGGTAGTAAGTTTAGTAATTGAACATCCCCTTTGTTTTATTCACAAACCGCACTAACATAAGCATCACAGGGACTTCTGTCAGAACACCTACTGTACAAACTAATACAACAGGCGAGTTCACGCCGAAGAGTGTGATTGCAACAGCAACTGATAACTCGAAGAAATCGGATGCACCAATTAATGCAGCAGGAGCAGCAACATTGTGTGGTTGTTTTGCGATCTTACAACTGCCATATGCAAACAGTGCAGTAATGATATTTTGAAGCACTAATGGAACCGCAATGAGGATTACATGAAGTGGGTTATTAATAATTATATTCCCTTGGAATGTGAAGATAATGATTAAGGTAGCCAGTAATCCAAACGTTGTGATTGGCTCAAAAAAAGGAATAAATTCATCGGTAAAATATTTAAATCCTTTATGCTTCACAACGAAATATCGTGTGAGGGCTCCGCCAGTAAGTGGGAATACTACAAATGCAATTACTGATCCAAATAAGACATCCCAAGGTACAACAATATTGGTTGCATTGAGAAGAAAGGATACAATCGGAACAAACAGAACAATAATCATAAGGTCATTAAGCGCAACTTGAACAAGTGTATGGGCTGGGTCTCCTTTTGTAAGATGGCTCCATACAAATACCATTGCGGTGCAGGGTGCTGCGCCTAGTAGTACTGCTCCTGCAATATACTGGTAGCCTAAATCACTTGGAATAAACGCTTGAAATACAAAAAGAAAGAAAAAGGACGCAAGGCCAAACATCAGAAATGGTTTGATAGCCCAACTTGTAAAGCTTGAAATAAGAATCCCTTTATAGTTTTCTTTGACCGCAAGAATCGATTTAAAATCGACCTTCAACATCATGGGGAAAATCATAATCCAAGTCAAGATAACAATCGGAACTGATGTATTATAAATTTGAATTTTCTCGATTTCTTGGGCTACTATTGGAAAGAATTTTCCGATAAGAACACCGGTCACCATGCAAAGAAGAACCCATACTGTAAGATATTTTTCAAAAAAACCAATGTTACGATTGTCTGAGTCTCCGTTTGAATTATTCATTAATCCACCTCAATTTCCTTGTCCTTAAGGCGACGCATTAGATCTTTCATCTTTAGCTCTATTTGATCAATTGTATATTCAAACGCAGCATCAGATTTGCCGCTGGGGTCATCTAAGTTCCAATCTTCGCGATGCTTACAAGGAAGCCAAGGGCAATCAACGTTACATCCCATCGTAACAACAATATCTACCGTTGGAATCAAATCCAATGTTTTAGAGGATTGAGTTGTGCTCATATCTATATCATAGCGTGCCTTAAAAATACGCACAGCATCCGGATTGATTTGATCTTTTTTTTCTGTTCCCGCGGAGTAAGCTTCCATAATATCTGAGTATTTTAATGTTGCAATCGCTTCTGCAATCTGTGAACGACACGAGTTGTGAACACAAATAAAAGCTACTTTAGGTTTGACACTTTGGTCCATTAATCACACCCTCCTTCGCGAATGCATACATCATCATGCGTAATATAACGTTTGGTAAGTGCATTAAGTTTGGCAACTTTGTCTTGATTTAATCGGTAGCGAATCCAATTACCATCTTTTCGACTTGTGACCAATTCACTCTCAACTAATATTTTCATGTGGTATGACAATGTTGGTTGTGTAATATGAAACGCCTCAAGTATATGACATGCACACAGTTCTTCTTGTGTTAACATCTCCATAATCTTTAATCGGGTTTCATCAGCCATAGCTTTAAACAAAATTACCGCTTCTATATTTGATATGTTTTGGTCTTTGTCCATTTTAGATCCTCTCATTCATTAACGCTTTAATTGAATCCTCATTTATTGCTTCTGCAATCCAAGGAACAATTATGGTGTTGCCTTTTGTCTTTTCACTGATCGTGCTTATCCAATGATATTCACTCATTTGTTTCGCTTTTAGAATGCTTGAACAAGTCTCAACATTCACTAAACTCGAATTTACAATCCACCATTTACTAAATATATTCGCGCGTTGTAAGTCCTCAATTAACCGTGACGCTTCGAAATACGGGGTCGCTTCTGCTAAAGATACAATCACAACTTCTGTTTCGTTTTGATTTCTCAGTCTTGGTAATAGACGTTTCACAGATTCAGGGACTTCCCCTTGAGAGCGCGCAATTTCGTTGTGATAACTTTGAGTTGAGTCCAACAGCAATAATGTGTGTCCTGTTGGTGCAGTATCAATCACGATTATTTCATCACTTGAGCGATCAACAATTTCTGCAAAGGCACGAAATACAGCAATCTCTTGAGTACATGGTGAACGAAGGTCTTCTTTAATATACTCTAAGTCTGCTTCATCCATCGTTTCCCGTGCAACTGAAAGGACTTCTTCTTGATACTTCAACAATTCTTTCTGTTCATCAATTTCACTCATTGTGATATTGTGGTGTTCTTTCAGAAATCCTTTAAGATGATTTGCTGGATCGGTTGTGGTAAGATGTACGCTTTGTCCTCTATTTGCTAAGCCAAGTGCAATTGCACATGCCATGGTTGTTTTACCAACGCCACCTTTTCCCATCGTAAAGATTATTTTCTTGTTTGTGGTAATCAAATCAGAAATTAGTGTATCAATTTCTTTACTATTTATCGTTGGTACTGCAGTTGTTTCGATCAAGGTATCTTTGTAAAGCAAATACCGCAGACTTTCGATACCTGTAACATTATAAGACCTTAATGGGATCTCATAGGTTCTTAACAGTTCTAGCCCTTGTGGAAATTTACTCAGTGCAAGGTGTTGTTTATGGATCATGCTTTCTTCAATTGCATCATTTGAACTCTTGGTTATCATGCCATTTATCACAAGCACTTGATTTGAAATACCAATGTCTATGAGTTCTTTTGAGGCGCGTTCTGCTTCAAATAAAGGACTGGAATCTGCTTTAGCCACTAAGACGATCGTCGTTTTCGTGCGATCCCCTAAAATCTCAACAGCATCTGCATACTTTTGCTTGTTATCTTGTAATCCAGACAGTTGTCCCAAACACGATGCGCCATGAGTGCTTTCTGATATAAAATGATCCCAAGCAGATGGAAGTTGAAGCATTCTCAGTGTATGCCCTGTTGGTGCTGTATCGAATATTATATAATCATAGGTATCAATACCATCATTATCTACAAGGTACTTGGTAAATTCATTAAATGCTGCAATTTCTACAGTACAAGATCCCGATAATTGCTCCTTCATATTAGTTAATATGTTATCTGGGAGTTTACCAATATAGGGTTCAATTACTGAATCCCGATATGCTTGCGCGGCATCAATTGGATTTAAATTAACCACCCATAGATTATCAACACCCTCTATGCGCGTTTGTGTGTTGGTTAGTTCTATTTCAAATACATCTTGCAAATTGCTGGCAGGGTCTGTAGAGATAAGTAACACTTTAAATCCTTTATCAGCGAGTGTCACTGCAGTAGCACACGCGACGGATGTTTTCCCAACCCCACCTTTACCTGTAAAAAACATAAATTTCGTAATGGGTACAGAATCTAAATCAAACGGCTCAAATGTTCGTGATTGTACCATCAACAACACCCATTTTTACAATTGCATTTGGTAGGGTGCGCTTCATCATTTGCTTTAAACAAAAGATCAAACTCTTGATTTGATAAATACCCTTTAGTCTTAACAACCTTCCCATTGACTAATGTAATGGGTAGCGATTCAGAATCTTTGTTGAGTAGTTCGCTTATCAATTGATTAGCAATAAATTCTTGAGGCTCATTTGTTAATTGATACCGACGAATATCAACCCCACTTTTCTCTAATCTATCTACAAGACTTGCGACACGCAATAATTCTTTATCTACACTGGTACCACACACGCCTGTTGAGCAACACATTGCTGGATCAAATATTTCAATTTTCATAGAATTTCTCCTTTATACTAAGGATATGATACATCTGTATATAG
This DNA window, taken from Erysipelothrix larvae, encodes the following:
- the rplW gene encoding 50S ribosomal protein L23, translating into MKRNPRDIILRPIITEKTVMMQQNDNKVTFEVAKGTNKIEIAQAIEEIFNVKVEKVNVVNVAPRKKRVGKYEGKTRGVRKAIVKLAEGSNIDVL
- the rplD gene encoding 50S ribosomal protein L4 produces the protein MPKIDVLNHEGKNLHSLELSEEVFGIEPNKQALFDAIVMQRASQRQGTHKVKNRSEVRGGGRKPWRQKGTGRARQGSIRSPQWRGGGIVFGPTPRSYAYSLNRKVRRLALRSALSQKVLDSQMVVLENLSFEEVKTKNFVKFMENLEFTRKTLFVFDGQEDIVNAYLSMRNIPNAGLLDVEGLNVYDIVNADRIVFTEKAAVAAGEVFA
- the rplC gene encoding 50S ribosomal protein L3 encodes the protein MKGLLGRKLGMTQVFTTDGTLIPVSVVEVLPNVVLQKKTLETDNYEAVQLGVVDVKEHRANKSEIAHAAKANTAPKHFVREIAGSELLSYEVGDEIKADLFSAGEFVDVTGTSRGKGYQGAIRRNNQAIGPKAHGSGFHRGVGSLATGGRNNGYINKGRIMAGHEGARTRTNQNLEIIKVDTENNYILVKGNVPGPRRGYVVVKTTTKHVKSTSPVELIDYSAKEDSENA
- the rpsJ gene encoding 30S ribosomal protein S10 — encoded protein: MAKNFIRIRLKAYEHRTIDSAAQKIVQAANDHGASKVVGPVPLPTKKEIVTILRSPHVNKDSREQFESRTHKRLIEIVGPTPETIDALSRLELPSGVDIEIKL
- a CDS encoding DUF402 domain-containing protein: MNPKIGDAVYVQSYKHDGSLHRTWSCATVVDVNDEMIVAITYKTWVVEGDGRRWFTREPAVYYFYLNRWYNVIAMIRKRGIYYYCNLATPSIYDGEAIKNIDYDLDVKVFPDGNYILLDEDEFIDHQRQMQYDVSIIDIVVDEQRRLVNEVKSGVGPFNSLNVYEYFEKFLNLNFEES
- a CDS encoding NADPH-dependent FMN reductase yields the protein MLKIGIVIASVREGRNGKQVGDWTYNYATTEKAEEASYELVDLKDYDLPLLGLQPTQEQGAAIKAWSEKMASFDGYVFVTPEYNRALPGAFKNALDYLQPELNNKAVGYVAYGGLGGLSSIQTLRLINAEQELASVRTMVTFSIMADFVNMSEFKPNDYHKDNANKMFDQVIAWSKALKTIRG
- a CDS encoding MarR family winged helix-turn-helix transcriptional regulator, which codes for MNTHQDELTTIFDALLEITGKMNQRIEKQSKALGYTAKEYLVLLDVLTHPGTSQNAMCERLGIKKSAASKLLRNLESSGKIVRKACKQDKRESELFIEQPELLDTLCKASAIEMTFENHDDYACKLNSIHESLIDLDKMLCGDSK
- a CDS encoding GNAT family N-acetyltransferase — translated: MFKPLISDRLILRPINSGDAQNVLEHFSDDIAIYMFPTPSRSLEEASAFVEATLKNMHLNRELVYAITLRESNAFIGLAGLHGLESQTPELGVWTIKSQHGHHYGREAMQLVAQKAKSLGYTQVIYPVDIRNIASKKIPLYLNGTLTDEEKDVKTIDGRSLRIETYTIQL
- a CDS encoding redoxin domain-containing protein, with product MKEPNKTEIFKIQLKLQKEPLEMGAQIPGLQSLMIDDKPLDTTQLDAPYILISTFPGINTKVCSLQTQHMVKYCEEHGIYLLNISTDSYEACNKWCLAQNKDINFYSDPVGIYLQKLGLYIPLLKKAARAVLLFNKEHKLVYREVVNPMTHEPSVQLLDAFIKGQ
- a CDS encoding methionine ABC transporter permease, with product MQEMINQWLPNLVRYWPEFLTSIVETLQMMAWAGVFSIFFGLIFGVILVVTQKGNILEHVMISQVNAFIHQFIDKTVNIMRSIPFLILIVAIGPFVLFIVGTAIGVKGAILPMVIGCTPFVIRQVEMALSTVDPGLIEAAEAMGLSPFKIITKVYLKESVPQLIRAVTITLISLLDLTAMAGIIGGGGLGAFVIRYGRGRFYTDIIVVSVIVLVLMVMVIQMIGNALSRKFTH
- a CDS encoding methionine ABC transporter ATP-binding protein; amino-acid sequence: MIRLENVSKRFELKNTQVDAVRDVSLTINDGEIFGVIGYSGAGKSTLVRCINLLERPTSGCVYVNDVDLTKLSNKDLRAQREKIGMIFQQFNLMTSRTVHDNVAFPLHNKMSKEARDLKVKGLLDIVGLSDKGDAYPSQLSGGQKQRVAIARALANDPGILLCDEATSALDPQTTQSILKLLKRLNKELGITIVIITHEMGVIKDICDRVAVMENGYVKELDRVIEVFANPKADITKEFIATTSNMNQIKELLDSDVDIVHVAHDQMMLQLDFYGSNTKESIIAHCIRAIDVDVSIIFGNVEVIQDVALGSLVVVVTGNKEKRIEVLRYLNEQNVKVEVLKDARND
- the arsB gene encoding ACR3 family arsenite efflux transporter; its protein translation is MNNSNGDSDNRNIGFFEKYLTVWVLLCMVTGVLIGKFFPIVAQEIEKIQIYNTSVPIVILTWIMIFPMMLKVDFKSILAVKENYKGILISSFTSWAIKPFLMFGLASFFFLFVFQAFIPSDLGYQYIAGAVLLGAAPCTAMVFVWSHLTKGDPAHTLVQVALNDLMIIVLFVPIVSFLLNATNIVVPWDVLFGSVIAFVVFPLTGGALTRYFVVKHKGFKYFTDEFIPFFEPITTFGLLATLIIIFTFQGNIIINNPLHVILIAVPLVLQNIITALFAYGSCKIAKQPHNVAAPAALIGASDFFELSVAVAITLFGVNSPVVLVCTVGVLTEVPVMLMLVRFVNKTKGMFNY
- a CDS encoding arsenate reductase ArsC — encoded protein: MDQSVKPKVAFICVHNSCRSQIAEAIATLKYSDIMEAYSAGTEKKDQINPDAVRIFKARYDIDMSTTQSSKTLDLIPTVDIVVTMGCNVDCPWLPCKHREDWNLDDPSGKSDAAFEYTIDQIELKMKDLMRRLKDKEIEVD
- a CDS encoding ArsR/SmtB family transcription factor; protein product: MDKDQNISNIEAVILFKAMADETRLKIMEMLTQEELCACHILEAFHITQPTLSYHMKILVESELVTSRKDGNWIRYRLNQDKVAKLNALTKRYITHDDVCIREGGCD
- the arsA gene encoding arsenical pump-driving ATPase; the encoded protein is MVQSRTFEPFDLDSVPITKFMFFTGKGGVGKTSVACATAVTLADKGFKVLLISTDPASNLQDVFEIELTNTQTRIEGVDNLWVVNLNPIDAAQAYRDSVIEPYIGKLPDNILTNMKEQLSGSCTVEIAAFNEFTKYLVDNDGIDTYDYIIFDTAPTGHTLRMLQLPSAWDHFISESTHGASCLGQLSGLQDNKQKYADAVEILGDRTKTTIVLVAKADSSPLFEAERASKELIDIGISNQVLVINGMITKSSNDAIEESMIHKQHLALSKFPQGLELLRTYEIPLRSYNVTGIESLRYLLYKDTLIETTAVPTINSKEIDTLISDLITTNKKIIFTMGKGGVGKTTMACAIALGLANRGQSVHLTTTDPANHLKGFLKEHHNITMSEIDEQKELLKYQEEVLSVARETMDEADLEYIKEDLRSPCTQEIAVFRAFAEIVDRSSDEIIVIDTAPTGHTLLLLDSTQSYHNEIARSQGEVPESVKRLLPRLRNQNETEVVIVSLAEATPYFEASRLIEDLQRANIFSKWWIVNSSLVNVETCSSILKAKQMSEYHWISTISEKTKGNTIIVPWIAEAINEDSIKALMNERI